One window from the genome of Pseudoliparis swirei isolate HS2019 ecotype Mariana Trench chromosome 24, NWPU_hadal_v1, whole genome shotgun sequence encodes:
- the LOC130189508 gene encoding mucolipin-1-like isoform X1: MAATKPENPSERGGLSSSGTRYGSMDGSGEHDNHDCNHRLPTPTAGHWVGADQEEEAIRRKLKYFFMSPCDKYDAKGRKPYKLILQLLKIIIVTAQLVLFGLSNQVVVTFKEENTMTFKNLFLKDYDESSDGSLAVYTRSDVYDHMFYAVEQYLALAETTVGRYAYVYGENGSALSLCQQYYKKGSIDPANDTFIIDPRVMTECVGVDPLAVPQARLTSNYRNFTLKFHKLINVTIEFKLKAINIQTIIYNEIPDCYTFHIKMVLDNKAHSGKVKIRLENQATIKECKDPSVSGHADNYTRVAFDVAVALVCMLSLLLCGRSILRGITLQREYVQFFRDTLGRKVCFADRMEFINGWYILLIISDIFTITGSIIKIGIESKNMSSYDVCGILLGTSTLLVWVGVIRYLTFFQKYNILIVTLRAAFPNVIRFCCCVAVIYLGYCFCGWIVLGPYHVKFRSLSMVSECLFSLINGDDMFVTFAEMQESSTLVWLFSQVYLYTFISLFIYMVLSLFIALITGAYETIKHQTQEAMHITDLHAFIAECTDAPTSGMYRVLETSPCSFFCCCDRTTTYEDVLLVN; the protein is encoded by the exons ATGGCTGCGACGAAACCGGAGAACCCCTCAG AACGAGGCGGTCTGTCCAGCTCGGGGACTCGCTACGGCTCCATGGACGGCAGCGGGGAGCACGACAATCATGACTGCAACCACCGGCTTCCCACGCCGACGGCAGGCCATTGGGTCGGGGCCGATCAGGAAGAGGAGGCCATTCGCAGGAAGTTGAAGTACTTCTTCATGAGCCCCTGTGATAAATATGACGCCAAGGGGCGCAAGCCTTACAAGCTGATCCTGCAGCTGCTCAAGATCATTATTGTCACGGCTCAG tTGGTGCTGTTTGGCCTCAGTAACCAGGTGGTGGTGACCTTCAAGGAGGAGAACACTATGACCTTCAAGAACCTCTTCCTCAAAGACTACGATGAGTCCTCAGACGGCTCCTTGGCTGTTTACACGCGGAGCGACGTCTACGACCACATGTTCTACGCCGTGGAGCAG tACCTGGCCTTAGCAGAGACCACAGTGGGACGCTATGCGTACGTTTACGGGGAGAACGGCAGTGCGCTCTCCCTCTGCCAACAGTACTACAAGAAGGGAAGCATCGATCCGGCCAATGACACCTTCATCATAGACCCGCGCGTCATGACGG AGTGCGTTGGTGTGGACCCGCTGGCGGTCCCTCAAGCTCGGCTCACCAGCAACTACAGGAACTTCACACTCAAATTCCACAA GCTCATTAATGTTACCATAGAGTTCAAATTGAAGGCGATCAATATACAGACTATAATCTACAATGAGATCCCAGACTGCTACACTTTCCACATAAAG ATGGTCCTGGACAACAAGGCTCACAGCGGCAAGGTGAAGATCCGGTTGGAGAACCAGGCAACAATAAAGGAGTGTAAAGACCCGAGCGTCTCTGGACACG CTGACAACTACACGCGTGTGGCGTTCGACGTCGCCGTGGCCCTGGTGTGCATGCTGTCCCTGCTGCTGTGTGGACGCTCCATACTGCGAGGCATCACGCTGCAACGG GAGTACGTGCAGTTCTTCAGGGACACCTTGGGTCGCAAAGTGTGCTTTGCGGACCGGATGGAGTTCATCAACGGATGGtacatcctcctcatcatcagcgACATCTTCACCATCACCGGCAGCATCATCAAAATCGGCATTGAGTCCAAG AATATGTCCTCATATGACGTGTGCGGCATCCTGTTGGGGACCTCCACGCTCTTGGTGTGGGTCGGAGTGATTCGCTACCTCACATTCTTCCAGAAGTACAAT ATCCTGATCGTGACGCTTCGAGCAGCGTTCCCCAACGTGATTCGGTTCTGCTGCTGCGTGGCCGTCATCTATCTCGGCTACTGCTTCTGCGGCTGGATCGTCTTAGGGCCGTACCACGTCAAG TTCCGTTCTCTGTCCATGGTGTCCGAGTGCCTCTTCTCCCTCATCAACGGGGACGACATGTTTGTGACGTTCGCGGAGATGCAGGAGAGCAGCACTCTGGTGTGGCTGTTCAGCCAAGTGTACCTGTACACCTTCATCTCCCTCTTCATCTACATGGTGCTGTCGCTGTTTATCGCGCTCATCACCGGAGCTTACGAGACCATCAAG CACCAAACACAAGAAGCCATGCACATCACAGACCTGCATGCCTTCATAGCGGAGTGTACGGACGCACCCACCTCTGGGATGTACAGAGTTCTGGAGACCTCGCCATGctccttcttctgctgctgtgacag AACAACGACATACGAGGACGTCCTGCTGGTGAACTGA
- the LOC130189508 gene encoding mucolipin-1-like isoform X2 — MDGSGEHDNHDCNHRLPTPTAGHWVGADQEEEAIRRKLKYFFMSPCDKYDAKGRKPYKLILQLLKIIIVTAQLVLFGLSNQVVVTFKEENTMTFKNLFLKDYDESSDGSLAVYTRSDVYDHMFYAVEQYLALAETTVGRYAYVYGENGSALSLCQQYYKKGSIDPANDTFIIDPRVMTECVGVDPLAVPQARLTSNYRNFTLKFHKLINVTIEFKLKAINIQTIIYNEIPDCYTFHIKMVLDNKAHSGKVKIRLENQATIKECKDPSVSGHADNYTRVAFDVAVALVCMLSLLLCGRSILRGITLQREYVQFFRDTLGRKVCFADRMEFINGWYILLIISDIFTITGSIIKIGIESKNMSSYDVCGILLGTSTLLVWVGVIRYLTFFQKYNILIVTLRAAFPNVIRFCCCVAVIYLGYCFCGWIVLGPYHVKFRSLSMVSECLFSLINGDDMFVTFAEMQESSTLVWLFSQVYLYTFISLFIYMVLSLFIALITGAYETIKHQTQEAMHITDLHAFIAECTDAPTSGMYRVLETSPCSFFCCCDRTTTYEDVLLVN; from the exons ATGGACGGCAGCGGGGAGCACGACAATCATGACTGCAACCACCGGCTTCCCACGCCGACGGCAGGCCATTGGGTCGGGGCCGATCAGGAAGAGGAGGCCATTCGCAGGAAGTTGAAGTACTTCTTCATGAGCCCCTGTGATAAATATGACGCCAAGGGGCGCAAGCCTTACAAGCTGATCCTGCAGCTGCTCAAGATCATTATTGTCACGGCTCAG tTGGTGCTGTTTGGCCTCAGTAACCAGGTGGTGGTGACCTTCAAGGAGGAGAACACTATGACCTTCAAGAACCTCTTCCTCAAAGACTACGATGAGTCCTCAGACGGCTCCTTGGCTGTTTACACGCGGAGCGACGTCTACGACCACATGTTCTACGCCGTGGAGCAG tACCTGGCCTTAGCAGAGACCACAGTGGGACGCTATGCGTACGTTTACGGGGAGAACGGCAGTGCGCTCTCCCTCTGCCAACAGTACTACAAGAAGGGAAGCATCGATCCGGCCAATGACACCTTCATCATAGACCCGCGCGTCATGACGG AGTGCGTTGGTGTGGACCCGCTGGCGGTCCCTCAAGCTCGGCTCACCAGCAACTACAGGAACTTCACACTCAAATTCCACAA GCTCATTAATGTTACCATAGAGTTCAAATTGAAGGCGATCAATATACAGACTATAATCTACAATGAGATCCCAGACTGCTACACTTTCCACATAAAG ATGGTCCTGGACAACAAGGCTCACAGCGGCAAGGTGAAGATCCGGTTGGAGAACCAGGCAACAATAAAGGAGTGTAAAGACCCGAGCGTCTCTGGACACG CTGACAACTACACGCGTGTGGCGTTCGACGTCGCCGTGGCCCTGGTGTGCATGCTGTCCCTGCTGCTGTGTGGACGCTCCATACTGCGAGGCATCACGCTGCAACGG GAGTACGTGCAGTTCTTCAGGGACACCTTGGGTCGCAAAGTGTGCTTTGCGGACCGGATGGAGTTCATCAACGGATGGtacatcctcctcatcatcagcgACATCTTCACCATCACCGGCAGCATCATCAAAATCGGCATTGAGTCCAAG AATATGTCCTCATATGACGTGTGCGGCATCCTGTTGGGGACCTCCACGCTCTTGGTGTGGGTCGGAGTGATTCGCTACCTCACATTCTTCCAGAAGTACAAT ATCCTGATCGTGACGCTTCGAGCAGCGTTCCCCAACGTGATTCGGTTCTGCTGCTGCGTGGCCGTCATCTATCTCGGCTACTGCTTCTGCGGCTGGATCGTCTTAGGGCCGTACCACGTCAAG TTCCGTTCTCTGTCCATGGTGTCCGAGTGCCTCTTCTCCCTCATCAACGGGGACGACATGTTTGTGACGTTCGCGGAGATGCAGGAGAGCAGCACTCTGGTGTGGCTGTTCAGCCAAGTGTACCTGTACACCTTCATCTCCCTCTTCATCTACATGGTGCTGTCGCTGTTTATCGCGCTCATCACCGGAGCTTACGAGACCATCAAG CACCAAACACAAGAAGCCATGCACATCACAGACCTGCATGCCTTCATAGCGGAGTGTACGGACGCACCCACCTCTGGGATGTACAGAGTTCTGGAGACCTCGCCATGctccttcttctgctgctgtgacag AACAACGACATACGAGGACGTCCTGCTGGTGAACTGA
- the LOC130189508 gene encoding mucolipin-1-like isoform X3: MTFKNLFLKDYDESSDGSLAVYTRSDVYDHMFYAVEQYLALAETTVGRYAYVYGENGSALSLCQQYYKKGSIDPANDTFIIDPRVMTECVGVDPLAVPQARLTSNYRNFTLKFHKLINVTIEFKLKAINIQTIIYNEIPDCYTFHIKMVLDNKAHSGKVKIRLENQATIKECKDPSVSGHADNYTRVAFDVAVALVCMLSLLLCGRSILRGITLQREYVQFFRDTLGRKVCFADRMEFINGWYILLIISDIFTITGSIIKIGIESKNMSSYDVCGILLGTSTLLVWVGVIRYLTFFQKYNILIVTLRAAFPNVIRFCCCVAVIYLGYCFCGWIVLGPYHVKFRSLSMVSECLFSLINGDDMFVTFAEMQESSTLVWLFSQVYLYTFISLFIYMVLSLFIALITGAYETIKHQTQEAMHITDLHAFIAECTDAPTSGMYRVLETSPCSFFCCCDRTTTYEDVLLVN, encoded by the exons ATGACCTTCAAGAACCTCTTCCTCAAAGACTACGATGAGTCCTCAGACGGCTCCTTGGCTGTTTACACGCGGAGCGACGTCTACGACCACATGTTCTACGCCGTGGAGCAG tACCTGGCCTTAGCAGAGACCACAGTGGGACGCTATGCGTACGTTTACGGGGAGAACGGCAGTGCGCTCTCCCTCTGCCAACAGTACTACAAGAAGGGAAGCATCGATCCGGCCAATGACACCTTCATCATAGACCCGCGCGTCATGACGG AGTGCGTTGGTGTGGACCCGCTGGCGGTCCCTCAAGCTCGGCTCACCAGCAACTACAGGAACTTCACACTCAAATTCCACAA GCTCATTAATGTTACCATAGAGTTCAAATTGAAGGCGATCAATATACAGACTATAATCTACAATGAGATCCCAGACTGCTACACTTTCCACATAAAG ATGGTCCTGGACAACAAGGCTCACAGCGGCAAGGTGAAGATCCGGTTGGAGAACCAGGCAACAATAAAGGAGTGTAAAGACCCGAGCGTCTCTGGACACG CTGACAACTACACGCGTGTGGCGTTCGACGTCGCCGTGGCCCTGGTGTGCATGCTGTCCCTGCTGCTGTGTGGACGCTCCATACTGCGAGGCATCACGCTGCAACGG GAGTACGTGCAGTTCTTCAGGGACACCTTGGGTCGCAAAGTGTGCTTTGCGGACCGGATGGAGTTCATCAACGGATGGtacatcctcctcatcatcagcgACATCTTCACCATCACCGGCAGCATCATCAAAATCGGCATTGAGTCCAAG AATATGTCCTCATATGACGTGTGCGGCATCCTGTTGGGGACCTCCACGCTCTTGGTGTGGGTCGGAGTGATTCGCTACCTCACATTCTTCCAGAAGTACAAT ATCCTGATCGTGACGCTTCGAGCAGCGTTCCCCAACGTGATTCGGTTCTGCTGCTGCGTGGCCGTCATCTATCTCGGCTACTGCTTCTGCGGCTGGATCGTCTTAGGGCCGTACCACGTCAAG TTCCGTTCTCTGTCCATGGTGTCCGAGTGCCTCTTCTCCCTCATCAACGGGGACGACATGTTTGTGACGTTCGCGGAGATGCAGGAGAGCAGCACTCTGGTGTGGCTGTTCAGCCAAGTGTACCTGTACACCTTCATCTCCCTCTTCATCTACATGGTGCTGTCGCTGTTTATCGCGCTCATCACCGGAGCTTACGAGACCATCAAG CACCAAACACAAGAAGCCATGCACATCACAGACCTGCATGCCTTCATAGCGGAGTGTACGGACGCACCCACCTCTGGGATGTACAGAGTTCTGGAGACCTCGCCATGctccttcttctgctgctgtgacag AACAACGACATACGAGGACGTCCTGCTGGTGAACTGA